One Roseburia rectibacter DNA window includes the following coding sequences:
- the glnA gene encoding type I glutamate--ammonia ligase, with the protein MSRYTKQDIFNMVEEEDVEFIRLQFTDMFGTLKNVAITSSQLEKALNNECMFDGSSIEGFVRIEESDMYLYPDLDTFVIFPWRPQQGKVARIICDVYTSDRKPFEGDPRYILKKAVEDATQMGYRFDVGPECEFFLFNQDEDGQPTTISTERAGYFDLGPIDLGENARRDMVLTLEDMGYEIEASHHEVAPAQHEIDFRYDEVVKTADNIMTFKLAVKTIAKRHGMFASFMPKPKFGINGSGMHVNMSLSKNGKNIFDDPDGELGLSKEAYWFIGGLMKHMKGMAAITNPLVNSYKRLVPGYEAPIYIAWSVTNRSPLIRIPVTRGEGTRVELRCPDSAANPYLTLAVCLQAGLDGIRNQIEPPAAVTENVFEMRLSQKNKLGIEELPADLGEALAEFEKDEYLQNVLGRHATEKYIEAKKSEWADYRAQVSDWEINNYLYKI; encoded by the coding sequence ATGAGCAGATATACGAAACAGGATATATTTAATATGGTAGAGGAAGAGGATGTGGAATTTATCCGTCTGCAGTTTACGGATATGTTTGGAACTTTAAAAAATGTTGCGATCACATCCAGCCAGTTAGAGAAAGCATTGAATAATGAATGCATGTTTGACGGTTCATCCATTGAGGGATTTGTCCGGATCGAGGAGTCAGATATGTATCTGTATCCGGATCTTGACACTTTTGTAATATTCCCATGGCGTCCGCAGCAGGGAAAGGTTGCAAGGATCATCTGTGATGTTTATACATCGGATAGAAAACCTTTTGAGGGAGATCCGCGTTATATATTAAAGAAAGCAGTGGAAGATGCAACGCAGATGGGATATCGTTTTGATGTCGGACCGGAATGTGAGTTTTTCCTTTTCAATCAGGATGAGGATGGACAGCCGACAACGATAAGCACAGAGCGTGCAGGATATTTTGATCTTGGACCGATCGATCTTGGTGAGAATGCAAGACGTGATATGGTATTGACATTAGAGGATATGGGATATGAGATCGAGGCTTCCCATCATGAGGTGGCACCGGCACAGCATGAGATTGATTTCCGTTATGATGAGGTGGTTAAGACCGCAGATAATATTATGACATTTAAACTGGCAGTCAAAACGATTGCAAAACGTCATGGTATGTTTGCAAGTTTTATGCCAAAGCCGAAATTTGGCATTAACGGTTCCGGCATGCATGTGAATATGTCTCTTTCCAAGAATGGAAAAAATATTTTTGACGATCCGGACGGCGAGTTAGGACTCAGCAAAGAAGCATACTGGTTTATCGGTGGACTGATGAAGCACATGAAAGGAATGGCGGCGATCACAAATCCGTTGGTCAATTCTTATAAGCGCCTGGTACCTGGGTATGAGGCACCAATCTATATTGCATGGTCTGTGACAAACCGCAGCCCGCTGATCCGTATTCCGGTTACCAGAGGAGAAGGCACGAGGGTGGAGCTCAGATGCCCGGATTCCGCAGCCAATCCGTATTTGACACTTGCAGTATGTTTACAGGCAGGACTTGATGGTATCCGGAATCAGATTGAGCCACCGGCAGCAGTGACGGAAAACGTTTTTGAGATGCGTTTATCCCAGAAAAATAAACTGGGAATCGAAGAACTTCCGGCTGACCTTGGAGAGGCACTTGCAGAATTTGAAAAGGACGAATATTTACAGAATGTGTTGGGCAGACACGCGACGGAAAAATATATTGAAGCCAAAAAATCGGAATGGGCAGATTACCGTGCACAGGTATCCGATTGGGAAATCAATAATTATCTGTATAAAATCTGA